In the Peptoclostridium acidaminophilum DSM 3953 genome, one interval contains:
- a CDS encoding energy-coupling factor transporter transmembrane component T family protein — protein sequence MIKDITIGQYYPCESLLHRLDPRVKIISTFAFMASLFVIDSFIPYIAVFVFLGLAIGLSKIPPGYILKGLKPLLPLLLLTLVINVFLTPGRIIWEAGIFKISEEGTRQGLFMVIRLMLLIVGTSLLTLATSPIQLTDGIEILLNPFKKIGVPAHELAMMMTIALRFIPTLLDETDKIMKAQMARGADFEGKNLVSRAKNMIPLLVPLFISAFRRADELAMAMEARCYRGGENRTRMKQLVMEKRDYVAYAFMGVYIAFIVASRWIW from the coding sequence ATGATTAAAGACATCACAATAGGACAATACTACCCTTGTGAATCATTGCTTCACAGGCTTGATCCAAGGGTTAAGATAATAAGCACGTTTGCATTCATGGCATCACTTTTTGTAATAGACTCGTTCATTCCCTATATTGCAGTGTTTGTTTTCTTGGGACTTGCCATAGGGCTCTCGAAAATCCCTCCCGGATATATACTCAAAGGGCTAAAGCCGCTGCTTCCGCTGCTGTTGCTTACGCTCGTAATAAACGTATTTTTGACTCCCGGCAGAATTATTTGGGAGGCGGGAATATTCAAAATCAGCGAGGAGGGAACAAGGCAGGGATTATTCATGGTCATAAGGCTAATGCTGCTAATAGTGGGAACATCCCTGCTTACGCTTGCGACATCGCCCATACAGCTTACTGACGGCATTGAAATACTCCTGAATCCGTTCAAGAAAATCGGGGTACCTGCGCACGAGCTTGCGATGATGATGACAATAGCCTTAAGATTCATACCGACACTGCTCGATGAGACAGACAAGATAATGAAAGCACAGATGGCAAGAGGGGCTGACTTTGAAGGCAAGAATCTTGTAAGCAGGGCAAAAAACATGATACCGCTGCTTGTGCCGCTGTTCATAAGCGCATTTCGAAGGGCAGACGAGCTTGCAATGGCAATGGAGGCAAGGTGCTATAGGGGCGGAGAAAACAGGACAAGGATGAAGCAGCTTGTGATGGAAAAGCGCGACTATGTGGCATACGCGTTTATGGGCGTATATATTGCGTTCATAGTGGCGTCCAGATGGATATGGTAG
- a CDS encoding DNA polymerase III subunit, translated as MSFDTILGQETAKRFIINSVEKGRISHAYLFEGPSGIGKKTFALEYARLLLEGKEPGNSPDFCMLEPDGASFKIAQIRSLCQDILIRPYGKRKVYLLDEADKMTIQAQNSLLKSLEEPPEYAVIILLCKNSSVLLPTVASRCELVRFFPLSQKQVQGYLVESKQLSCERAHAIAAFSNGILSRALNLIESQEFSDFREKTERLIETLLAGNTVNIFSLSSFFESNKDGADEILDIIATYFRDMALIKMDCDKDFIINLDRRDFIDSVGDKFSTGQILRIIEELDNCKKRLRSNCNLAISVQAMLLNIQEVIRW; from the coding sequence ATGAGCTTTGATACTATTTTGGGTCAGGAAACTGCCAAGAGGTTTATAATAAATTCGGTTGAAAAAGGCAGGATTAGCCATGCATATCTATTTGAAGGCCCATCGGGGATAGGAAAGAAGACATTTGCCCTGGAGTACGCCAGGCTGCTGCTCGAAGGCAAGGAGCCTGGCAATAGCCCGGACTTTTGCATGCTAGAGCCTGACGGGGCGTCCTTCAAGATAGCTCAGATAAGGAGCCTGTGCCAGGACATACTTATAAGGCCGTATGGGAAAAGAAAGGTGTATTTGCTTGATGAGGCAGACAAGATGACAATTCAGGCGCAAAACAGCCTTTTGAAGTCTCTTGAAGAGCCTCCTGAATACGCAGTTATAATATTGCTGTGCAAAAACTCGTCGGTGCTGCTGCCTACAGTGGCTTCGCGATGCGAACTTGTGAGATTTTTTCCTCTCTCACAAAAGCAGGTGCAGGGATATCTGGTTGAATCCAAGCAGCTCTCCTGCGAGAGAGCTCATGCAATAGCGGCGTTTTCAAACGGGATTCTTTCAAGGGCTCTCAACCTCATAGAGTCACAGGAATTTTCGGATTTCAGGGAAAAGACAGAACGGCTCATAGAAACATTACTGGCAGGGAATACGGTCAATATATTTTCGCTCTCATCATTTTTTGAAAGCAACAAAGACGGTGCAGACGAGATACTAGACATAATAGCCACATATTTCAGAGATATGGCACTTATAAAGATGGATTGCGACAAAGATTTCATAATAAATCTCGACAGACGAGATTTTATCGACAGCGTGGGGGACAAATTTTCAACAGGTCAGATACTTCGAATAATAGAAGAATTGGACAACTGTAAAAAGAGGCTTAGGAGTAACTGCAACCTTGCCATTAGTGTCCAGGCCATGCTTTTAAATATACAAGAGGTGATAAGATGGTAA
- the rsmI gene encoding 16S rRNA (cytidine(1402)-2'-O)-methyltransferase, which produces MNGKLYICATPIGNLEDITLRTLNVLKEVDIIAAEDTRRTIRLLNHYGISKPLMSYHEHNKFSKGSEMIAKLLEGQNIALVSDAGMPGISDPGEDAVRLAIENGIEVEVLPGASAFVTALVGSGLPTGRFLFFGFLSRDKKERRAQLEELRYEKATVILYEAPHRLLHTLSDMLEGLGNRRVCISRELTKLHEENIRTSLQDAIGHFSKNQPRGEFVLIVEGSKEEKKIEDDITEGMGHREYVEYLMDAQGMDKKEAIKTVAKKRGIAKNDVYKEVHDI; this is translated from the coding sequence ATGAACGGCAAACTTTATATATGCGCAACACCAATTGGAAATCTGGAGGACATAACCCTGAGAACATTGAATGTACTCAAGGAGGTCGACATAATAGCAGCAGAGGATACAAGAAGGACAATAAGGCTGCTTAATCACTATGGCATATCGAAGCCACTTATGAGCTATCACGAGCACAACAAGTTCTCTAAGGGAAGCGAAATGATTGCAAAGCTACTTGAAGGCCAGAATATCGCGCTTGTATCGGATGCGGGTATGCCCGGGATATCTGATCCGGGAGAAGACGCTGTGAGGCTTGCAATAGAAAATGGAATAGAAGTCGAGGTGCTTCCCGGTGCCAGTGCGTTTGTGACCGCGCTTGTAGGCTCAGGACTTCCAACAGGAAGGTTTCTTTTCTTTGGATTTTTGAGCAGGGACAAAAAGGAAAGAAGAGCGCAGCTAGAAGAGCTCCGATATGAAAAAGCCACAGTGATATTATACGAGGCTCCTCACAGGCTTTTGCACACGCTTTCCGACATGCTTGAAGGCTTGGGCAACAGAAGGGTATGCATATCAAGGGAGCTAACTAAGTTGCATGAAGAAAATATCAGAACCAGCCTGCAGGATGCAATCGGGCATTTTTCGAAAAATCAGCCGCGGGGTGAATTTGTACTCATAGTGGAGGGGTCTAAAGAGGAAAAAAAGATTGAAGATGACATTACTGAAGGCATGGGCCACAGGGAGTATGTAGAGTATCTAATGGATGCACAGGGTATGGACAAAAAAGAAGCGATAAAAACTGTCGCAAAAAAAAGAGGAATTGCAAAAAATGATGTATATAAGGAAGTGCACGATATATAG
- a CDS encoding nicotinate phosphoribosyltransferase: protein MKNLTLLTDLYQLTMMNGYLNEGIQDDIVVFDMFFRRNPSSGGYTIVCGIEQLVDYINGIHFNPEDIKYLRELGLFTPEFLDMLENFEFTGDIYAVEEGTFMFPGEPIIRVKAPLFQAQLIETTLLNIINFQSLIATKASRVCHAAQGDPVLEFGLRRAQGPDAGIYGSRAAIIGGCNGTSNVLAGKMFDVPVAGTHAHSWIQKFDSEYDAFMAYARSYPDKAMLLVDTYDVLSSGLPNAIKVFDEITKQGHKPMGIRIDSGDLAYLSRMSRLMLSQAGYSDISITASNDLDEYRVQELKNMGCDINSWGVGTKLITSSDCPSLGGVYKLCAASDGEKLVPKIKISEDPEKITNPGFKKVVRIFTGEGQAEADLIMLEDEEIDTKKPLTIFHPVYNWKKKTFTNYSVRELLKPLFVGGKCTYKKRRVMEIRDFVKSEMETLGAHYKRISSPETYKVDLSNKLWLLKRQMLHDSKGE from the coding sequence ATGAAAAATCTAACACTTCTTACCGATCTTTATCAACTCACCATGATGAATGGTTATCTCAATGAAGGCATTCAAGACGACATCGTTGTCTTTGACATGTTTTTCAGACGAAACCCATCCTCGGGAGGCTATACAATAGTTTGCGGTATAGAGCAGCTTGTGGACTACATAAATGGGATTCATTTCAACCCTGAAGATATAAAATACCTAAGAGAACTTGGTCTTTTTACTCCCGAATTCCTCGACATGCTTGAGAACTTCGAATTTACAGGTGACATATACGCAGTAGAGGAAGGCACATTCATGTTCCCCGGAGAACCCATAATACGGGTAAAGGCTCCTCTCTTCCAGGCTCAGCTGATCGAAACAACGCTGCTCAACATAATCAACTTTCAGTCGCTTATTGCCACAAAGGCCTCCAGGGTATGCCATGCAGCCCAGGGTGATCCCGTATTGGAGTTTGGTCTTAGAAGAGCTCAGGGTCCGGATGCCGGCATATACGGATCCCGCGCCGCAATCATAGGCGGCTGCAACGGAACCTCCAATGTGCTTGCCGGCAAGATGTTTGACGTACCAGTAGCCGGAACGCATGCTCACAGCTGGATACAAAAATTCGACTCCGAATATGACGCCTTTATGGCTTATGCGCGCTCTTATCCGGACAAGGCAATGCTGCTCGTAGACACATACGACGTGCTCAGCAGCGGACTTCCGAATGCAATAAAGGTATTCGACGAGATAACAAAGCAAGGCCACAAGCCAATGGGCATAAGAATAGACTCGGGCGACCTGGCTTATCTTTCCAGGATGTCCAGGCTTATGCTTTCTCAGGCAGGCTACAGCGACATTTCGATAACCGCATCAAATGACCTTGACGAATACAGGGTGCAGGAGCTCAAAAATATGGGCTGTGACATTAATTCCTGGGGTGTTGGCACAAAGCTAATAACCTCTAGCGACTGCCCTTCACTGGGCGGAGTTTACAAGCTTTGCGCTGCATCTGACGGAGAAAAACTGGTTCCAAAGATAAAAATATCGGAAGACCCCGAGAAGATTACGAATCCGGGGTTCAAAAAGGTTGTGCGGATATTCACAGGCGAAGGCCAGGCAGAGGCTGACCTTATAATGCTTGAAGACGAAGAAATAGATACCAAGAAGCCTCTTACCATATTCCATCCTGTGTACAACTGGAAAAAGAAGACGTTCACCAATTACTCCGTGCGCGAACTTCTAAAACCCCTCTTTGTCGGCGGCAAATGCACCTACAAGAAACGCCGCGTTATGGAGATACGTGATTTTGTAAAAAGCGAAATGGAAACCTTGGGCGCACATTACAAGCGCATATCCTCACCTGAAACATACAAGGTAGACCTTTCAAACAAGCTCTGGCTTCTCAAAAGACAGATGCTCCACGACTCAAAGGGAGAATAA
- a CDS encoding PSP1 domain-containing protein, giving the protein MVKVVGIRFKKAGKIYYFDPNEFEPLEGQHVIVETVRGLEFGKIVVGVKEVEDSEIISPLKPIIRIATDEDIYANQKNKEDAMLAFQVCNDKVKSHKLDMYLIDSEYTFDRNKLIFYFTAEGRVDFRELVKDLAAVFKTRIELRQIGVRDEAKSLGGLGCCGRSLCCATWLGDFQPVSIKMAKDQSLSLNPTKISGVCGRLFCCLNYEHATYEETLGKIPPVNSIVMTPFGKGVVSAVDILGERLNVFLDEAKELRKFELHEIKLIEAPKKSKGKQDSIDAELAKELKQLESDK; this is encoded by the coding sequence ATGGTAAAAGTCGTTGGAATAAGATTCAAAAAAGCCGGCAAAATATATTATTTTGACCCTAATGAATTCGAGCCGCTTGAGGGCCAGCATGTTATAGTTGAGACTGTCAGGGGCCTTGAGTTTGGTAAAATAGTCGTGGGTGTCAAGGAGGTTGAGGATTCTGAAATAATATCTCCTCTCAAACCAATAATAAGGATAGCCACAGACGAAGACATATATGCAAATCAAAAGAACAAGGAAGATGCCATGCTGGCATTCCAGGTTTGCAACGATAAGGTAAAAAGCCATAAGCTTGACATGTACCTTATAGACTCTGAATATACATTTGACAGAAACAAGCTCATATTCTATTTCACGGCTGAAGGCAGGGTGGATTTTAGAGAACTCGTTAAAGATCTTGCCGCTGTATTCAAAACCAGAATAGAGCTAAGGCAGATTGGCGTAAGGGACGAGGCAAAATCATTGGGAGGCCTTGGCTGCTGCGGAAGGTCGCTTTGCTGTGCGACATGGCTTGGCGATTTTCAGCCGGTATCCATCAAGATGGCCAAGGATCAGAGTCTTTCACTCAACCCAACCAAGATATCGGGAGTCTGCGGCAGGCTGTTTTGCTGCCTCAACTACGAGCATGCGACATATGAGGAAACACTCGGTAAAATTCCTCCTGTAAATTCAATAGTAATGACTCCTTTTGGAAAGGGAGTCGTATCAGCTGTGGATATACTGGGAGAAAGGCTCAATGTATTTCTGGACGAAGCAAAGGAGCTTAGGAAATTCGAGCTTCATGAAATAAAGCTGATAGAAGCGCCTAAAAAGAGCAAGGGCAAGCAGGATTCAATTGATGCGGAGCTTGCAAAAGAGCTGAAGCAGCTTGAGAGCGATAAATAA
- the rplM gene encoding 50S ribosomal protein L13, translating to MKSYVAKPSEVQRKWYVVDAKGKTLGRLTSQIAMVLMGKNKPTYTPHVDGGDFVIVLNAGEVKLTGKKLDQKLYRYHTGYVGNLQEIPYRRMMAEKPEEVIMHAVKGMLPKNKLRSRMMTRLRVYTGSVHDHEAQKPEALNI from the coding sequence ATGAAATCTTATGTAGCTAAGCCAAGCGAAGTTCAAAGAAAATGGTACGTAGTTGACGCTAAGGGAAAGACTCTTGGACGTCTTACTTCTCAAATAGCAATGGTACTAATGGGAAAAAACAAGCCGACATACACTCCGCATGTTGATGGAGGAGACTTTGTAATAGTTCTCAATGCGGGTGAAGTTAAGCTTACTGGTAAAAAGCTTGATCAGAAGCTTTACAGATACCACACAGGCTATGTTGGAAACCTTCAGGAAATACCATACAGAAGAATGATGGCAGAAAAGCCTGAAGAAGTCATAATGCACGCAGTTAAAGGAATGCTTCCAAAGAATAAGCTTAGAAGCAGAATGATGACAAGACTTAGAGTTTATACAGGCTCGGTTCACGATCACGAAGCTCAAAAGCCAGAAGCACTAAACATATAG
- a CDS encoding AbrB/MazE/SpoVT family DNA-binding domain-containing protein — MKSTGVVRKVDELGRIVIPIELRRNLSIAEKDALEIYVDGESIILKKYEPACIFCGNAKDIKVYQGKNICPECLNNISNL; from the coding sequence TTGAAATCTACAGGAGTTGTAAGAAAAGTAGACGAACTGGGAAGAATAGTAATACCAATAGAGCTTAGAAGAAATCTGTCAATTGCAGAAAAGGACGCTCTTGAAATCTACGTTGACGGAGAGTCAATAATACTTAAAAAGTATGAGCCAGCCTGCATTTTCTGCGGAAATGCAAAGGACATAAAGGTATACCAGGGCAAGAATATATGCCCTGAATGTCTAAACAACATTTCAAATCTGTAG
- a CDS encoding energy-coupling factor transporter ATPase — MSIIVKDLVHIYNPKSPFESRALDGVNLEIEKGEFIGLIGHTGSGKSTLIQHLNGLLKPSSGSIEINGLDITAQGVNLTNVRKKVGLVFQYPEYQLFEETVQKDIAFGPANLGISEEEIGERVKEAMEIVGLDYEELKDRSPFELSGGQRRRVAIAGVIAMKPEVLILDEPTAGLDPRGRDEIFSQIKALHKKYATTIIVVSHSMEDMAKLVDRIIVMNRGNVEISGTPRDVFKYEDRLKEIGLGVPSVLELVNRLRERGFDIRPDIITLQEARDEIVKYMKERGKL, encoded by the coding sequence ATGTCTATAATAGTTAAGGATTTAGTCCACATATACAACCCCAAAAGCCCTTTTGAAAGCAGGGCCCTCGACGGGGTTAACCTCGAGATCGAAAAGGGAGAGTTCATAGGCCTTATAGGCCACACTGGCTCAGGTAAATCAACGCTCATACAGCATCTGAACGGTCTTTTGAAGCCATCTTCAGGCAGCATAGAGATAAACGGCCTTGACATAACTGCTCAGGGAGTGAACCTTACGAATGTAAGAAAAAAGGTAGGATTAGTATTCCAGTATCCCGAATACCAGCTATTCGAGGAGACTGTGCAAAAGGATATAGCATTCGGCCCTGCAAATTTGGGAATATCGGAAGAGGAAATAGGAGAGCGTGTAAAGGAAGCAATGGAGATTGTGGGCCTTGATTATGAAGAGTTAAAGGACAGATCGCCTTTTGAGCTCTCGGGAGGGCAAAGAAGAAGGGTTGCCATAGCAGGAGTAATCGCTATGAAGCCGGAAGTGCTTATACTCGATGAGCCCACTGCAGGACTCGACCCTAGGGGGAGAGACGAAATATTCTCGCAGATAAAGGCTCTTCACAAAAAATACGCTACGACAATAATAGTAGTGTCGCACAGCATGGAGGACATGGCCAAGCTTGTGGACAGAATAATAGTGATGAACAGAGGTAATGTGGAAATATCGGGAACTCCGCGAGATGTGTTCAAGTATGAGGATAGACTCAAGGAAATTGGACTAGGAGTCCCGTCTGTGCTTGAGCTTGTCAACAGACTAAGAGAACGGGGCTTTGACATAAGGCCTGACATAATAACATTGCAGGAGGCAAGGGACGAGATAGTAAAATACATGAAGGAGCGCGGCAAGCTATGA
- the rpsI gene encoding 30S ribosomal protein S9: MASVQFYGTGRRKHAVARVRLIPGEGKITINKRDLDEYFDYETLKTEVKQPLVITETEGKYDIFVTVEGGGFTGQAGAVRHGLSRALLKADAELRPVLKEAGFLTRDARMKERKKYGLKAARRAPQFSKR; this comes from the coding sequence ATGGCAAGCGTACAATTTTACGGAACTGGAAGAAGAAAGCATGCAGTTGCTAGGGTTAGACTTATTCCAGGCGAAGGAAAAATAACAATAAATAAAAGAGATTTGGATGAGTATTTCGATTATGAAACGCTTAAGACTGAAGTTAAGCAGCCTCTAGTAATAACTGAAACGGAAGGAAAATATGACATATTCGTTACAGTAGAAGGCGGCGGATTTACAGGACAGGCAGGTGCTGTAAGACACGGACTGTCTAGAGCTCTTTTAAAGGCAGATGCTGAGCTTAGACCAGTACTTAAGGAGGCTGGATTCCTAACTAGGGATGCTAGAATGAAGGAAAGAAAGAAATACGGACTCAAAGCAGCAAGAAGAGCTCCGCAGTTCTCAAAGAGATAA
- a CDS encoding tRNA1(Val) (adenine(37)-N6)-methyltransferase, with the protein MDIEIKDNERIDDLQVNGLRIIQDTGGFCFGVDAVLLANFTKAKAGERVVDLGTGTGIIPILIAGKSSAASVLGVEIQAEVADMARRSVELNGLEERVEIINMDIKDIPTRLQLNTFHVVTSNPPYMHPAGVKNPNDKKAISRHEIMCSLEDVICMASRLLMSGGKFFMVHRPTRLADIICLARSYKLEPKQIRFVHPSAGKSPNMMLIQFTKGGKPELKILEPLYIYEASGEYTRQIRDIYSSESIGVI; encoded by the coding sequence ATGGATATAGAGATTAAGGATAACGAGAGAATAGACGACCTGCAGGTAAACGGCCTGCGGATAATACAGGATACCGGCGGATTTTGCTTTGGCGTTGATGCCGTGCTGCTTGCCAATTTTACAAAGGCAAAAGCAGGCGAGAGAGTTGTTGACCTTGGAACGGGCACAGGCATAATACCGATACTAATAGCGGGAAAAAGCAGTGCCGCGAGCGTTTTGGGCGTGGAGATTCAAGCGGAGGTAGCAGACATGGCAAGGCGCTCTGTGGAGCTAAACGGCCTTGAGGAGCGAGTTGAAATAATAAATATGGATATTAAGGACATACCAACGCGCCTGCAGCTCAATACGTTCCATGTGGTAACATCGAACCCCCCGTATATGCATCCTGCCGGTGTGAAGAATCCGAATGATAAGAAGGCCATATCGAGGCATGAGATAATGTGCTCGCTCGAGGATGTCATCTGCATGGCGTCAAGGCTCTTAATGAGCGGAGGCAAGTTTTTTATGGTTCACAGGCCTACAAGGCTGGCGGATATAATATGCCTTGCCAGAAGCTATAAGCTGGAACCAAAGCAGATAAGGTTTGTGCATCCGAGTGCCGGCAAGAGTCCCAACATGATGCTGATTCAATTTACAAAGGGAGGCAAGCCGGAGCTAAAGATACTCGAGCCTCTTTATATTTATGAAGCCTCAGGCGAATATACCCGCCAGATAAGGGACATATATTCAAGTGAGAGCATAGGGGTGATATAG
- the truA gene encoding tRNA pseudouridine(38-40) synthase TruA translates to MKNLRLILEYRGTRYAGWQKQNNAVTIQGKLEEAIEKITGERPKIYSSSRTDAGVHALGLCVSFKTSTKVPMEKLPLALNSVLPHDIAVVSAAEADMDFHARFSAKGKKYIYKIHSRAARSPIHRGFAWHVPRRLDFEAMQEAAAHFVGKHDFSAFKSTGGSENTSIRTIHSAELIKSGDILELHISGDGFLYNMVRIIAGTLVYVGLGKIEPQEIPDIISSGDRTRAGKTAPPEGLFLSEVYY, encoded by the coding sequence ATGAAGAATTTAAGACTAATACTCGAATACAGGGGAACTAGATACGCCGGATGGCAAAAACAAAACAATGCCGTAACTATCCAGGGAAAGCTGGAGGAGGCGATAGAGAAGATTACCGGGGAACGGCCCAAAATATATTCAAGCTCCCGCACCGATGCGGGCGTTCATGCGCTCGGATTGTGTGTCAGCTTTAAAACAAGTACAAAAGTGCCTATGGAAAAGCTGCCGCTGGCATTAAACAGCGTGTTACCGCATGACATTGCAGTTGTCAGCGCTGCTGAGGCGGATATGGATTTCCACGCCAGGTTTAGTGCAAAGGGCAAGAAGTATATATACAAAATCCACAGCAGGGCTGCAAGGTCGCCTATACACAGGGGCTTTGCATGGCATGTGCCGCGAAGACTTGATTTTGAGGCGATGCAGGAGGCTGCTGCGCATTTTGTGGGAAAGCACGATTTTAGCGCATTTAAATCTACTGGTGGATCTGAAAATACGAGCATCAGGACAATACATTCAGCAGAGCTAATAAAATCAGGCGATATTCTGGAGCTGCACATCAGCGGAGACGGATTTCTCTACAACATGGTAAGGATAATTGCGGGAACGCTTGTATATGTGGGGCTTGGCAAGATTGAGCCGCAAGAAATCCCAGACATAATAAGCTCGGGGGACAGGACGAGGGCAGGCAAGACTGCGCCGCCGGAGGGACTTTTTTTGAGCGAAGTGTATTACTAA
- a CDS encoding dTMP kinase: MKGKLFVIESGTDSSGKATQTLRLFERLLAEGFNVRKVEYPDYESDSSALIKMYLKGEFGDRPEDVNCYAASAFYAVDRYASFQKNWREFYEAGGIVIADRYTTSNMVHQASKIEDEAEKEEYLEWLVDFEFEKFRLPEPDEVIFLDMPPSVSIELMRERNNKFTGESEKDIHEKSCDYLVKTYENARQIASKYGWKSVDCVREGNLRTIDEIHDEIYSCIIEAIHKA; encoded by the coding sequence ATGAAGGGAAAACTCTTTGTGATAGAAAGCGGAACGGATTCTAGCGGGAAGGCCACGCAGACGCTTAGGCTCTTTGAAAGGCTCCTGGCGGAAGGCTTCAACGTAAGGAAGGTAGAATACCCAGACTACGAGAGCGACTCGTCAGCGCTTATCAAGATGTATCTTAAAGGGGAGTTCGGCGATAGGCCCGAGGATGTCAACTGCTATGCGGCGTCGGCATTTTATGCTGTGGATAGATACGCTTCATTCCAGAAAAACTGGAGGGAGTTCTATGAGGCCGGTGGGATAGTCATAGCCGACAGGTACACCACGTCGAACATGGTTCACCAGGCTTCAAAGATAGAGGATGAGGCCGAAAAGGAAGAGTATCTTGAGTGGCTTGTGGATTTTGAGTTTGAAAAATTCAGGCTGCCTGAGCCTGACGAGGTGATTTTTCTTGATATGCCCCCGAGCGTGAGCATCGAGCTCATGAGGGAGAGAAATAACAAGTTCACGGGCGAGTCTGAAAAGGACATCCATGAAAAAAGCTGTGACTATCTTGTAAAGACATATGAAAATGCACGCCAAATAGCAAGCAAATACGGCTGGAAGTCTGTAGACTGCGTCAGGGAAGGTAATCTAAGGACCATAGATGAAATACACGATGAAATATACAGCTGCATAATAGAAGCTATACATAAGGCTTAG
- a CDS encoding MtnX-like HAD-IB family phosphatase codes for MDYIVVCDFDGTITLKDTCFELVKSYAVDDWRALDRLWQEGIHDASHISQMLLDMIKITPAELERFSRSMEIDPYFKEFKDELASAGIELYIVSDGYDLLIDPVLLQNDLAGIECFSNQIKFEPSGLKGYFPNKGRNCSKCGSCKFEIIKLLKTGRKVIYVGDGHSDRCAGLVADIIYAKGDLASLLKEQGIAFVEYSDFSDVLSHMRANILKLLIDIE; via the coding sequence GTGGATTATATTGTAGTTTGTGATTTCGACGGTACGATTACGCTGAAGGATACATGCTTCGAGCTTGTTAAAAGCTATGCAGTGGATGACTGGAGGGCGCTTGACAGGCTCTGGCAGGAGGGCATACATGATGCAAGTCATATAAGCCAGATGCTGCTTGACATGATAAAAATAACGCCGGCTGAGCTCGAGAGATTTTCAAGAAGCATGGAAATTGATCCTTACTTCAAGGAGTTCAAGGATGAGCTTGCCTCTGCCGGAATAGAGCTGTATATTGTAAGCGACGGGTACGACCTGCTGATAGATCCCGTGCTTTTGCAAAACGATCTGGCAGGAATAGAATGCTTTTCAAATCAGATAAAATTCGAGCCTTCGGGGCTTAAAGGATATTTTCCAAACAAAGGCAGGAATTGCAGCAAATGCGGGAGCTGCAAGTTTGAAATAATTAAACTCCTAAAGACCGGCAGGAAGGTTATATACGTGGGAGATGGTCATTCAGACAGATGCGCAGGACTAGTTGCAGACATAATATACGCCAAGGGAGACCTGGCAAGTCTGCTAAAGGAGCAAGGCATTGCCTTTGTGGAATATAGCGATTTTTCGGATGTTCTGAGCCATATGAGGGCCAATATTTTAAAGCTGCTTATTGACATAGAATAA